A single window of Watersipora subatra chromosome 11, tzWatSuba1.1, whole genome shotgun sequence DNA harbors:
- the LOC137407960 gene encoding uncharacterized protein, producing the protein MDKDEKIANVLLLMGPESVPIYDQFVFNEEQEAQKKTLTNVLRYFDAHFEPVKNIIYERVKFNSLVQGDLSIHKFITTIQSQADVCEYGTMREELIRDRIIVGVSDNRLREYLIDLENNDLQKCISKAKQYVSHHEQSAKMSRQTEVNLDMIGKGKSEYQPRGQQQQQRKHQRETAKCFYCPRRNHKAEFCPAHKSVCRKCKQKEHWANSQACRGKQGKQRAAHEVEDIDVDGLYLGSESD; encoded by the coding sequence ATGGACAAAGATGAGAAAATTGCCAATGTATTGTTGTTGATGGGTCCAGAGAGCGTTCCTATTTATGATCAGTTTGTGTTTAATGAGGAACAAGAGGCACAGAAGAAGACCTTAACGAATGTGTTACGTTACTTTGATGCGCATTTCGAACCTGTAAAAAACATTATATATGAACGGGTCAAGTTTAACAGTCTGGTTCAAGGAGACTTATCAATACACAAATTTATTACTACGATTCAATCTCAAGCTGATGTATGTGAATACGGCACCATGCGGGAAGAATTAATTCGTGACCGCATCATAGTGGGTGTCAGTGACAACCGTTTGAGAGAATACTTGATCGACCTTGAAAATAATGACCTGCAAAAATGTATCAGTAAAGCTAAACAATATGTCAGTCATCATGAGCAATCAGCTAAGATGAGTAGACAGACTGAGGTCAACCTAGATATGATAGGCAAAGGGAAGTCTGAATATCAGCCTAGGGGTCAACAACAACAGCAAAGAAAGCATCAAAGAGAAActgcaaaatgtttttactgccCAAGAAGAAACCACAAGGCAGAGTTCTGCCCTGCACATAAATCAGTTTGTAGGAAATGCAAACAGAAGGAACATTGGGCTAATTCACAGGCATGCAGAGGTAAGCAGGGAAAGCAAAGAGCAGCTCATGAAGTTGAAGACATTGATGTAGATGGCTTATATCTCGGATCAGAATCAGATTGA
- the LOC137407962 gene encoding uncharacterized protein, which translates to MAYNYKIIYTPWAKLVLADALSRPPLSVAEVEGDADLVESLVVCELVDSLAISPNRLERIKASLLEDAAGMRLLKYIAEGWPQYKDVDPTVRSFYTFKDFLSVVQGIVFYNSRVFIPELERQSVLASVHKGHQGETKCIRRAVELVWWPGMTTEIRELVKTCPECAEFRRRPRELMMCAELPERPWLRLAVDIMEKESRSY; encoded by the coding sequence ATGGCTTACaactacaaaattatttatacaCCATGGgcaaagctagttttggcagaTGCACTGTCTAGGCCTCCATTGAGTGTAGCGGAAGTTGAGGGGGACGCAGATTTGGTTGAATCTCTTGTTGTGTGTGAGTTGGTTGACTCACTGGCTATATCTCCTAATCGACTTGAAAGGATCAAGGCATCTCTTCTGGAGGATGCTGCGGGAATGAGATTGTTGAAATACATTGCAGAAGGCTGGCCGCAATACAAGGATGTAGACCCGACTGTGCGCAGCTTTTACACTTTCAAGGATTTCCTCTCAGTAGTACAAGGAATTGTGTTTTACAACAGCAGGGTGTTCATCCCGGAGCTAGAAAGACAGTCAGTGCTGGCCTCAGTGCACAAGGGCCATCAGGGGGAAACGAAATGTATACGTCGGGCTGTGGAACTAGTCTGGTGGCCAGGAATGACCACTGAGATCCGGGAACTGGTTAAAACGTGTCCTGAGTGTGCCGAGTTCCGTAGACGGCCCAGAGAACTGATGATGTGCGCAGAACTGCCTGAGAGACCATGGTTGAGGTTGGCTGTGGACATAATGGAGAAAGAGTCTCGGTCATACTAG